The Asterias rubens chromosome 1, eAstRub1.3, whole genome shotgun sequence genome segment GTTTATAATGTTTGTTGCTCAACCCGGgccctaatttcatagagctgcttaagcagacaattccCCCTAGaaatgtcgagaccacaccggctcttttcagagccaacactcccacaaaagagatttttcacatggttgtacctgtaAGTTAACTATTAATGAAATAGTATCCTTCTagttatccacaccatgcaaagcttcaaacaatgcttaaaaatgttgtgcttagcaagataccagtcataaatggtGCATGcgatatggtattttggctggtaacgttATTGTGGTAGCTTTGTTctgtttagctactttttgtgcttaagcagctctaaaaCTTGGCCCTCACTGCACTGGATGTTATTTCAGCACACTTGTATGGTGCTGCGCTTACCGAGAAAATTACGTAGAAAATGAAGTCacagtactttaaaaaaaagcctTCCCATTTTACCTTGTGCAGATTTTGGCCTTACATGCGTGAATGGATTCAGCTATGGCAAACTTGTACTGAGGCCCTGAGGCCTAAAAATAGCAATGCTTTAAAACAATACGTACAAATCACTGAATACTTTAACAAAAATGCTGGTATTGCTGATAAGCAACTTCCATTTATCGAGATTGATATTTAACCGGGTACCAGTACAAAGACTTGCCAGATATTATTAATCAGGATCCTGTGTAACGAGTCATAGGCAACAGAACATGTGGATGCACAATATTTTCAGCATAAACATTTTGTCCTAAATTATGGTTGTACACCCGAAATCGGTTAAGGTTTTCTGAcacagttttcttgaaaatgactTCATTTAAGAGCGAAATGGTCACGGAAAACATGATTGTGAAAATTGTGCgtggttttcactattttctcttgaATCTACACAAAGGATTAAACCCATATTTTCAGAGGTcgtttttactattttttttttgtaagttttGCTTGATCACACATTAATTGTCTACGACTAATTATGTCAGATACAACGATCCAGGTCTACCTTTCAACAAACTACGTTTCATTTTGCCTTTttcgtgttttttgttgtgtttttttttttttttggtgggggggtTTCAGGGAATGAGAATTGTTCTTAAATCTGTAATTAGCAAACAGTATTTAGTTGTTctcttctttgtttttaatcaaataataaaaatacatgttGTCAGGGCTGGACAAAAGTATTTATCTGAAAActttaataatacaataaaataacaaacttttatcaaaaAAGATGTGGTAATAACTCTGACAGATTAATGGCAATAATATAGCGTCTGATATAAAGCATCTTCtatagaaacatttcactttgaagtaaagtGGTTCTGTaaaagataacagtttttatgcccggatatttgaatctgagaagcgttaatgCCAATAACGTTTCTCATACAGATTTTGTACTCATATCTTCCTGCGTCGTGGACATTATTCGTTCTGGATTTTCGGCAATCTAAAAAACGCGACCACTTGTTGACACGCTACCTTCAGATGCTAGTTTTATCGTGTACATACTAAAGGTATCCTTTGCCTTTGCAGATCAATcataaacttgtcaaatttggtTGTGATTTTACTTTTCTTTAACCAAAAAATAAGACGTTGAACTGCAAACCAGGAGTTCCTTTCCCCTTGCCTGCCGTGTTTTGAATACAAATTATGCACAAATTAACAGTAGACGatcctttaaaagtaaaaaccGTTTCACAATGTTATCAACAGCCCCGTCTGGCATAAGAATACAGAATTTGCACCCTGTGCCAAATTTTAACACTGAAGTGGATTTCCAGCTCCTAATATGGTGTAATTAGGACGATTTGTATCAGGTACAAGGATTATGTCTGCCTTTGAATCACGTGTGAATCACAGCACTATAAAGTGTGGGTGTCTGTTACACCCTGTCTACTTTTTCTAAACCGAGGCATCGACACTTGCCCATCGTCCACCGCAGTTTGTATCTTCACAGTAAGGTATGAATGTGATGAAATGGTATTTGTCTATAGACATTTaacagattaaaatatttttgtaatcTGAGATATTTGTgacaattttttattgtttaggtTTTGTCCAAATTTAGAAGATTAAATTAACTCAAAAGAAGATGAGACAATTTTTCACTGTTACAAATCCTATAGTTCATTTGacaaactgaaaatattttattttttgcatgtaAGAAGTTTTCTTATGACTTCGACACAAAAAGGAGGTCCTGGAGAAGGGATGTGGTCTAGTCAGTGGTCTGGTCCAAGCTCTGCGGTGGTACGCACCAGAGACCCTTGAAGATTTTACCTATAGGAAACGGACACCAATACCTATACTGGTTTGCTGACAAGATCAATCTGAGTATGGTATCAATGGCACCGTAGCTCGGTAAATTCTCTtcattatttctcaaaatgtgtattCTTTTTCACTGTGTCATCCAGACAGGTTACTCCTTCGAACCAGTTTGCATCATGGCAGTGGATTTCTCCGGCACGTGGACCTCCTGCAAGACCGAGGGTTGGGCAGAGTTCCTCCAGAAGACCAAGGTCCCCAAGGGAAGCCTTCCACTACCAGCAGACATCAAAGTGACTGAGGAGATCAGCCAGTGCGGCGACGTCATCACCATCAAGTCCGCCAACAGCATGGACACCGGGTTGAAGGAGAAAACCATCAACGTTGGGAGTAACTTCATCACCGAGATGCCACCAGGCACGCAGCTGGAGTTCAGCACGGCGTGGGAGGGGAAGAAGCTGGTCCTGAGAAGGATCGACGGGGATGGGACCTCCACCAGGATGATGGAAGGGGATCAGATGGTGCTCGTTGTTGAGCACGAGGGCACTGTGGCCAAGACGTACTACGAGAAAGCCTGACTC includes the following:
- the LOC117291859 gene encoding uncharacterized protein LOC117291859, whose translation is MAVDFSGTWTSCKTEGWAEFLQKTKVPKGSLPLPADIKVTEEISQCGDVITIKSANSMDTGLKEKTINVGSNFITEMPPGTQLEFSTAWEGKKLVLRRIDGDGTSTRMMEGDQMVLVVEHEGTVAKTYYEKA